From Nicotiana tabacum cultivar K326 chromosome 15, ASM71507v2, whole genome shotgun sequence, the proteins below share one genomic window:
- the LOC107815931 gene encoding uncharacterized protein LOC107815931 isoform X1, translating into MDQSNGERRGNQPEYHRNPHSPPPNWPSDETISRNDDNHRRNFFGDGNHYNRRQHHHHQNPNSEQNFGGSPPLSARKRPYDQSASDSQVRFGFVKLYVVGVPRPAEEEDVRSVFAEHGNIIEVVRLKDKSTGLRKECCFVKYSTLDEADRAIGAFHGRYTFPGGEVPLIIRYADGERERLGSLGEHNHKLYVGGLRKQVSKREIEHVFSPYGVVEEVFFLLDEQKQRRGSAFVSFACKDMAVAAMNALHGTYVTTKVCHQPLIVRFADPKKPKVGESRAPSHMNEQFNGNIAANQSNHQSPNKTPNNRSNPQTVFSTYVGSDNILPSAASSVNARSLNGEMVESIDCEWSEHICPDGFVYYYNCMTCESRWEKPEEFALYEKKLEKLDLQQQDQRNLRLPVRNISEVSQMCQELETGSSTVPLACV; encoded by the exons ATGGACCAGAGTAACGGAGAACGCCGTGGAAACCAGCCGGAATATCACCGTAACCCTCATTCTCCGCCGCCGAATTGGCCTTCCGACGAGACTATCTCTCGTAACGACGACAATCATAGAAGAAACTTTTTCGGCGACGGCAACCACTACAATCGCCGCCAACATCACCACCACCAAAACCCTAATTCCGAGCAGAATTTCGGTGGTTCTCCACCTCTTTCAGCTCGTAAGAGACCTTACGATCAATCAGCATCTG ACTCTCAGGttcgttttggatttgtgaaacTCTATGTTGTAGGAGTACCAAGACCAGCCGAAGAAGAAGAC GTTCGTTCTGTTTTTGCTGAACATGGGAATATTATTGAGGTTGTTCGGCTCAAGGATAAATCCACTGGTTTGAGGAAAG AATGCTGTTTTGTGAAGTATAGCACGCTAGATGAAGCTGATAGGGCGATTGGAGCATTCCATGGTCGATATACTTTCCCTGGG GGTGAGGTTCCCTTAATAATTAGGTACGCTGATGGGGAGCGAGAACGTCTTG GAAGCTTGGGTGAACACAATCACAAACTTTATGTTGGTGGTCTGAGGAAACAAGTTTCCAAAAGAGAAATTGAGCAT GTATTTTCTCCATATGGAGTTGTTGAAGAAGTTTTTTTCTTGCTTGATGAACAAAAACAACGCCGTG GAAGTGCTTTTGTCAGTTTTGCTTGTAAAGACATGGCGGTTGCGGCAATGAATGCGCTACATGGTACCTATGTAACGACGAAA GTCTGTCATCAGCCGTTGATTGTTCGATTTGCGGATCCTAAGAAGCCCAAGGTGGGCGAGTCGAG GGCGCCATCCCATATGAATGAGCAATTTAATGGGAATATAGCAGCTAACCAGTCTAATCACCAGAGTCCAAATAAG ACTCCAAATAACAGAAGCAATCCTCAGACAGTTTTCAGCACTTATGTCGGATCAGATAATATTTTGCCATCAGCTGCATCTTCTGTCAATGCAAGATCTTTAAATGGTGAGATGGTGGAATCTATAGATTGTGAATGGAGTGAACATATCTGTCCTGATGGATTCGTATATTATTATAACTGCATGACGTGTGAAAGCAGG TGGGAGAAGCCTGAGGAATTTGCACTTTATGAAAAGAAATTGGAAAAGTTAGATCTGCAGCAACAGGATCAGCGCAATTTAAGACTTCCAGTCCGTAATATTTCAGAAGTCTCTCAAATGTGCCAG GAACTCGAAACAGGAAGCTCAACGGTTCCTCTGGCTTGTGTCTAA
- the LOC107815931 gene encoding uncharacterized protein LOC107815931 isoform X2 encodes MDQSNGERRGNQPEYHRNPHSPPPNWPSDETISRNDDNHRRNFFGDGNHYNRRQHHHHQNPNSEQNFGGSPPLSARKRPYDQSASDSQVRFGFVKLYVVGVPRPAEEEDVRSVFAEHGNIIEVVRLKDKSTGLRKGRGMCTLDEADRAIGAFHGRYTFPGGEVPLIIRYADGERERLGSLGEHNHKLYVGGLRKQVSKREIEHVFSPYGVVEEVFFLLDEQKQRRGSAFVSFACKDMAVAAMNALHGTYVTTKVCHQPLIVRFADPKKPKVGESRAPSHMNEQFNGNIAANQSNHQSPNKTPNNRSNPQTVFSTYVGSDNILPSAASSVNARSLNGEMVESIDCEWSEHICPDGFVYYYNCMTCESRWEKPEEFALYEKKLEKLDLQQQDQRNLRLPVRNISEVSQMCQELETGSSTVPLACV; translated from the exons ATGGACCAGAGTAACGGAGAACGCCGTGGAAACCAGCCGGAATATCACCGTAACCCTCATTCTCCGCCGCCGAATTGGCCTTCCGACGAGACTATCTCTCGTAACGACGACAATCATAGAAGAAACTTTTTCGGCGACGGCAACCACTACAATCGCCGCCAACATCACCACCACCAAAACCCTAATTCCGAGCAGAATTTCGGTGGTTCTCCACCTCTTTCAGCTCGTAAGAGACCTTACGATCAATCAGCATCTG ACTCTCAGGttcgttttggatttgtgaaacTCTATGTTGTAGGAGTACCAAGACCAGCCGAAGAAGAAGAC GTTCGTTCTGTTTTTGCTGAACATGGGAATATTATTGAGGTTGTTCGGCTCAAGGATAAATCCACTGGTTTGAGGAAAGGTAGAGGAATGTG CACGCTAGATGAAGCTGATAGGGCGATTGGAGCATTCCATGGTCGATATACTTTCCCTGGG GGTGAGGTTCCCTTAATAATTAGGTACGCTGATGGGGAGCGAGAACGTCTTG GAAGCTTGGGTGAACACAATCACAAACTTTATGTTGGTGGTCTGAGGAAACAAGTTTCCAAAAGAGAAATTGAGCAT GTATTTTCTCCATATGGAGTTGTTGAAGAAGTTTTTTTCTTGCTTGATGAACAAAAACAACGCCGTG GAAGTGCTTTTGTCAGTTTTGCTTGTAAAGACATGGCGGTTGCGGCAATGAATGCGCTACATGGTACCTATGTAACGACGAAA GTCTGTCATCAGCCGTTGATTGTTCGATTTGCGGATCCTAAGAAGCCCAAGGTGGGCGAGTCGAG GGCGCCATCCCATATGAATGAGCAATTTAATGGGAATATAGCAGCTAACCAGTCTAATCACCAGAGTCCAAATAAG ACTCCAAATAACAGAAGCAATCCTCAGACAGTTTTCAGCACTTATGTCGGATCAGATAATATTTTGCCATCAGCTGCATCTTCTGTCAATGCAAGATCTTTAAATGGTGAGATGGTGGAATCTATAGATTGTGAATGGAGTGAACATATCTGTCCTGATGGATTCGTATATTATTATAACTGCATGACGTGTGAAAGCAGG TGGGAGAAGCCTGAGGAATTTGCACTTTATGAAAAGAAATTGGAAAAGTTAGATCTGCAGCAACAGGATCAGCGCAATTTAAGACTTCCAGTCCGTAATATTTCAGAAGTCTCTCAAATGTGCCAG GAACTCGAAACAGGAAGCTCAACGGTTCCTCTGGCTTGTGTCTAA
- the LOC107815930 gene encoding 3'-5' exonuclease-like, whose translation MANYLVPFYESQIEITVTKEATIVDHWILQTVHTPRRRLHKLLIGLNIKWLPCSKPEDEDEHSVALLQLCVGDRCLIFQLLHRDFIPQSFIDFLIDPNNTFVGIGVEGDVEKLLCDHGLYVANTVDLNKLALLTYEEEVYGKMGLKRMAKAVLGKVMEKPEDVTLSKWDAENLSCEQIEYGAIDVFVSFELGKNLFNILSNRDSRRVKFQPWLLLKETLMRLQNLALDLNLK comes from the coding sequence ATGGCTAATTACCTTGTGCCTTTCTATGAATCCCAAATTGAAATTACTGTCACCAAAGAAGCAACAATTGTTGATCATTGGATTCTGCAAACTGTGCACACGCCTCGTCGTAGACTCCACAAACTCCTTATCGGTCTGAATATCAAATGGCTCCCGTGTTCTAAACCCGAGGACGAGGACGAGCACTCAGTTGCTCTTCTCCAGCTCTGCGTTGGCGATCGTTGCCTAATATTTCAACTCCTTCACAGAGATTTCATTCCTCAAAGTTTCATAGACTTTCTCATTGACCCAAATAACACGTTCGTTGGTATTGGAGTTGAGGGAGATGTTGAGAAGTTGTTATGTGATCACGGGTTGTACGTAGCGAATACTGTTGATTTGAACAAACTGGCATTGTTGACTTACGAAGAAGAAGTGTATGGAAAGATGGGTTTGAAAAGAATGGCAAAAGCAGTACTTGGAAAAGTAATGGAAAAGCCAGAGGATGTTACTTTGAGTAAGTGGGATGCTGAGAATTTGAGCTGTGAACAAATTGAATATGGTGCTATTGATGTTTTTGTGTCGTTTGAATTAGGGAAGAATTTGTTTAATATACTGTCGAACAGAGATAGCCGTCGCGTTAAGTTTCAGCCATGGCTGCTGCTAAAAGAGACGTTGATGAGGTTGCAAAATCTTGCTCTTGATTtgaatctgaaataa